Within the Malus sylvestris chromosome 4, drMalSylv7.2, whole genome shotgun sequence genome, the region TCACAtttaattttaacgatccgaattgtctatttttcaagttgtacctcatagatcatccttataaaatattagtcaaatcggaaatgtttaagacatctaattggatTCAAAtaaatgaacgaatactttgttatataagaaataatgaaatttgatcttgataattaaataggcaaatggtttcggattgaatttttgcaaggataatCATGAATAGAGatttacaaaatagacggtttatATCGTTAAAATTTGATGTGGAGTGAGCCCTACACCTAATTCCTattttatgaagaaaaaaaattaaaattcttttgCATAAAGgaccttatatgtatatgtgtgtgtatgtccatgtatttggactttggaagtATCCAAATATTAAATAATCAATCTGGTTTTTATGATGATTTGATTAGTGTGTGGTGTCGTCACTTCTTCGTTTGACGTTTACCTTTCAATTATGTCACATagaattttattagtttttgaaaaataaaaaccgtTGGTACCCTGGTTCTTGATGGGACTCAATTTGTTGTTATTGAGCAGCAGTACTCTGGTGGTAGAAGTTGATTCAGATTCTCTTCCGTGTCATTAGGCTTGGCTCGTAGCTAGTTAGATTGAAGTAATTTGTATTTGATGCTCACTTATTTTCGTACAAGTAATGTCAACAATATTCTCATTTAGACATTCTCGGTTCTCATTCTCATCTTGTAAATAATTTTAGGTCACGTATTCTTGAAAGATTAATTCTAAGAAAATTAACCAAATTCAAAACTGTGTATTCATCGTGCGCaacaatgaaaaatatgaacAACTGAAAAGGTCAATAACACCTCCTCTTCACGTGTTAGGGTTTATATCCTCTTTCATATCCATGTTATTGTTAACCAAAATTTTctcaaagaagaaaagaaaaatgcaaaAGTATTTGTATAAATGTGAAGATTTTAAGGACCTATTTGATATCATATTTGaacatttttatcatttcttaaaaataattttctttaaaactcaaaaatttgattggtttgcgatttaatatttttaaatcttacgacttaaactaaacaaaaagatcTAAAAAGAAGGGGTCGCGTGAGAGGGAGAAAGATGAGAGATGaggaaagaaagcaagagatgattgaaggaaagagaaagaatagAGAGGATTAGgcgagatagagaggaagatgagTGAGAAAAAGAACCAAGATAATGAAGAGAGCGGATTAGAGGAGAGACGaataaggtaaaaaaaaaagaggagaaagaaagaagaaaagagagagacatagatttggagtgagaggggaggaggaagagaagagaaagaagtaagtttaagtttaaaaactcactttttatgttttgagatactagactatattttttagttagtcttaagttcagttttttttaaataatcatacaaaataagtttttaaggtctaaaacttgaaaattatttttaagtttaaaaagtTAGATTCAAGTATAGTACCAAACATGTCATAAGCTACTGCCTTACTTTCCTGTTGGACAAGACATTGAATTTTTAGCAGGCACTGAACATTACAACCTGAGCTCgcttttgtgtttgattattTTTAGCTCTACTTTTATAGGACCATGAACCCTAGATAGATATTGATCACTGTCTCTGCCACTAAGCCTAACATACagaagaataataataataatatgaaaTTAAAAGGGGAAAAAATCGCAAATACGAATAAATATCTGTAAATATTGTCAAACTCACAGTGGTGCTCGAAAGCTCCATGAAAAATGATCATGATGCTGATGCAAGCCAAGATTTTGACCAGTCTTTTCATCCAACTCAActcaaaaggaagaagaaatgtATACCACTTGTTTTATACGGATGCAAAGACAACAGAATCTCCTAATATATATGCATCAGCATATATTACACATTGAGATTTGTTGGTATTAGATCATTAGTTTTAAGATTATTGACTGCACATCGAACTTTTCATTTACTTTGTGCATGTTGCAAACCAAATATGGTAAAAAGAATTtacaaaagaaagaagacaaaAGGTTAAAAAAGGATTGCCTGCTTATGTCTTTCAGCataaggtttagggtttatcaTTCTAAACAATCAAGTATTTTCAAGCATTATcatttcttaagaacatttcttaaaaataattttctttaaaactcaaaaacttgattggtttgcgatttaatatttttaaatcttacgacttaaactaaacaaaaaaatctaaaaagaaTGGGTCGCGTGAGAGGGAGAAATATGAGAGATGAGGAAAGAAAGCAAGatatgattgaaggaaagagaaagaatagAGAGGATTGgcgagatagagaggaagatgagTGAGAAAAAGAACCAAGATAATGAAGAGAGTGGATTAGAGGAGAGACGaataaggtaaaaaaaaaaaaggagaaagaaagaagaaaagagagagacatagatttggagtgagaggggaggaggaagagaagagaaagaagtgagtttaagtttaaaaactcactttttatgttttgagaggttagactatatttttgagttagtcttgagttcagttttttaaaatagtcctaccaaacaagtttttaaggtctaaaacttgaaaattattttaagtttaaaaagTTAGATTCAAGTATAATACCAAACATGCCCTAAGCTACTGCCTTACTTTCATGCTGGACAAGACGTTGAATTTTTAGCAGGCACTAAACATTACAACCTGAGCTCgcttttgtgtttgattattTTTAGCTCTGCTTTTATAGGATCATGAACCCTAGATAGATATTGATCATTGTCTCTGCCACTAAGCCTAACATACagaagaataataataataataatatgaaattaaaaggggaaaaaaatcGCAAATACGAATAAATATCTATAAATATTGTCAAACTCACAGTGGCGCTCGAAAGCTCCATGAAAAATGATTGTGATGCTGATGCAGGCCATGATTTTTACCAGTCTTTGCATCCAACTCAACTCAATGAAGTATGAACTCAActcaaaaggaagaagaaatgtCTACCACCTGTTTTATATGGATGCAAAGACAACAGAATCTCCTAATAAATATGCATCGGCGTATATTACACATTGAGGTTTGTTGGTATTAGATCATTAGTTTTAAGATTATTGACAGCACATCGAACTTTTCATTTACTTTGTGCATGTTGCAATCCAAATATGGTAAGAAGAATttacaaaagaaagaagatgaaaGGATAAAAAAGGATTGCCTTCTTATGTCTTTCAGCatatggtttagggtttatcATTCTAAACAATCAATTATTTTCAAGCATTatcataaaaggaaaaaagacaAGCTATGTACAAGAACTTATCGTTGTTACATCATTACGTTAGTAACGGACATGATTTCAGTAATTGTTGTCGTAACTCGTCCGTTTTATATTCAATCTCAACTCACTTACATATGAGTTGTGTGCGTCATCAGTTGTCTTATATTCGAGTTGTGCGCATCATACAACACACTATAAAACACAAGCACATATCAAACTATAAGACATGTTCACGCTTTGTCATAAACAACTAATTATGTTAGAAGACTTTTCCGAGTTTTGCATTACTCGTAATTAATATAGTTAACGTTTAATTATTACTTAGATGTAACTCTATTAACATAAACTATAATTCGTCAATTTTATACTTACACACGCTAACCAAATTTAGCTCGAAACTTGTAGAACCAAACTTACTTGTCACTTGAACAACTCACTTAAAATTGGGAAGATGAGAAGAAAACAGGATCCGACATCCGGAAAGTACAATCTGGCCCACTGGACCAACAAGCGTTTTCGAACTGGGCTCACTGGTAATTTTACACAACCACCCACCCACCGTCAAAATGTGTAGCAATTTAGCACCTATAtaaagtttggttttttttagcCGAAATACTctttgagattgacataactccttACTTTACTtcctgaaatttgaaataaatagAATTGATCATGAGTTTGTCCACTATCaattattttgatattttttttgtgaaaaatcttCATTTAATATGtataaaaggacaaaaatacaatcaagttttgtcaaatcatttcgGTCTATTTTACTAAATGAGAGTACTTTTGTTATTTTGGCCCTTTAtttaaagaccaaaatgattgaaagtgggAAACTTAGGAACCAGTTATGTCGATTTCAAATATCACGGATTAAAGTAAATAATTATGTCAATCTCAAATACCATTTTAACCAAAAGTCATAAAGTTTTGATGGTTAATTGTAAAAAATACTTTATTCAGGTGGTAATTGCACAAAACGAAAACTTTCCGTGCTATtttgacaaataaaaataaaaggagtcTCCGTCTCCGTCTCTCGCATATCGACTCTCGTTTCTGTTACAGACTGTGGAGGTAAAGccgaggagagagaaagatgtcGCTGGTATGGATGGAAGCACTACTTCCTCTCGGAATCATAGCCGGAATGCTCTGCGTCATGGGGAATGCTCAGTATTACATTCACAAAGCCGCCCACGGCCGGGTTCGTTCCTCTCTCAGATCCATTTccacctccctctctctctctagaaattgTTTGAATTTGTGTGATTCTGATTTCgaaagttgaaattttttatgcgATTGTGATTTGGGAAAGTTGAAATTTGTGATGTTTTGGGCAGCCGAAGCACATCGGGAACGACATGTGGGACGTGGCCATGGAGAGAAGGGACAAGAAGCTCGTAGAGCAGGCGTTTGCCCATATCCAGAAGTAGATTGCCTTTTCCGGTACtcatctttttcaattttgggtTTCGATTTGGGATCGTTTCTtttgatttagggtttttcaTACTTCATTTCTGTCTTTGCTATAGTGGTTAGTGAGGTTAAAACTTAAATCCAATTACTACTTTGTGAGGGTAAATTATGTTTCTTTCTAGCTGAATGCTAATCTACAAATTAAGGTGACGTATCTGCATAGATGCAATTGTTTAAGACTGCATAGACGTAATGGTTTTAGGAAATCATAGGAAATTTTGGTATAAGGATGAGTCAAACTGGAAGTTATAGATGCAATGGTGCATATATTTGTGTTTCGACTAAAGAGGCTTCGAAGAACCTATGATGGGTAGGATTGTGTCATTTGGGATTGAGAAGTTGCGCTACTATATACATGATGCATCCTATCAAGTTGGGTAGATTCATAGGAATTTGACATTAGATGATGGGACTTATGCTTGCTGTTTTGAATTGCAATGGATTGTAAAAAGGTCAATTTGTGCGGGAATCTTGACCCCATCAACAGAGTTGCACGATACATAATGTGATGTTAGATATACATGTATTGTAGGTGATACAGATGGTGCATTTTCTTTGGTTGGATTTGGGGCCTTGTTAGAACTTAGAACCCCTTTTTGTTTCACCGTGTAAAAGAGGGTATTACCTGGCTAGGAAAAATATCCAGTGTTTTGGTGCACTGGCCTTGTGTCGTCCAAGCCAAGTCAGTCCAATCCAAGACAGTCCCTCGTAACAAACAAAGCCAGAATGTTTATATGGGGAATATGGGGAATATGGGGAAACTCGATAAGTGACTCTTAACTTTCTATCGTATTTGTCTGCTACTTATTGCAAAGACTGgccttgtttttttatttcctgCATAGGAACACTAGTCTTTGATTTAGCTATCGGTTGCAGCATAACCTTTAATGATAATTTGGGGTTTTAAACTTTGCTTATAGGATTTGAAACTATGATCATAGGAGTTGATTGATATATGTTTTAAATACAGTGAATTTGAAAAAGTAATGCAATTAGGAAGCTTCAACGAGGGTTGCTTTTCAGGTTTTTGTATGCATCCCAGTCGATGTGAGAGCTGCAAGAATCatgatataattttattttggaaagTTTCACATATTTTTACGTCCCACGAAATGCAAGTCTAACAGTATCAGATATTGTGTGAATAATGTTTAGTACTCCTCTAATTTATAGTTACTAGCTTGTGTATGGTCTTTAGAGGAACAAGCATTGTGATTTCACGATACAAGAGCCCAGCTTTAAAGAAACTAAGAGACGTTTAAAGGGATACATGCAATGCATATACCAATGTCCTCTCTTGAGGGATAGTTTCAACCTTTCAGGAACCCTTTTATTTAGAGGCTTTGGCAGCTTTCATGTGCTAGGACTTGAAACTTGAACTGAACGGGATCCTTTCGTGTTTAACTCCAGTGCCTCCATTACTCTGTGTAAGCATGTGTATGATTTACAATATCTCTCGACTATGAATCTTATGATACTGTGTGCTTCAAACTGCAGGAACCTTTGTGAATGGAATTTGGAGAAGCAATAAAGTCAAGACCCCATTCAGAAAGAgcctaagagcaactccaatCACTAGTCTTTTCGTTGTATAAGAACTTGCATAAGCTGTCAGACTGGTTATGGGAAAACTTATGTACTCGAGTGATTTTATTTGTAATGTTAACCTTTGGATGTGATTCGGGTATGTCTTTCCCGTCACACAGTTAGTGCCAGCGATTTTTATCGTCCACACGAATTATTTGCAGTAGGTGAGACCGTATCTACTCCGTAGATATCTATACGATTATACAGTAGAAATACAATGATGCCGCCGAAGGTAGATTGTTCGTTCCTAATAATTACTCATGGAGAGTAGGAGCTGCTCTTGCATTCAGAGAACGCTCTCTGGTATCTTCCGTATTCTAATTTTCTCGGAACATGACtatcacaattcacaattccATGTTAATAAAACACGTCATGAATCGCTCTTGGCTTAGTGTTTGTTTGGGGATTTGCTTCCGTAAGAAGCATTTCTGCGCATGATCACTTTTATCAAAAGTGCTTTCACTAGAAGCATGTCAAAAAGCTCTTCTATAATTTACAAGTACTTATAACTTTTTATGCCAGACGCAATCAAAATTTGTCGGAAAGCTTTTAGTACTTTTTTAAAATAATGTCAAATAGAAATATGGCCATTAACGAGGGTGCATTTTTTTCACTACTTTACTTATTACTTCTATTGAATTAGTTTAAATTATATAGATTTCAACATTTAAATGCATCTAACTGTAATAAATACGGTGTTATCATCAATGAGTGAGCAACTGATCATATAGTCATCCCTTACATGATATGAAACGAGGTGGAAGAAAATGATTGGTGCTACCTTGTCTTGGTGTTTGGAGCTTGATTCCTTGGCACTCACTCTTGCATTTGAGGTGTTGGTGTCGGTGTTGGGTgccattattttttgtttatttctcttattatttatttatttcttttcaacttttttcaattgttattttatttttagggaattgttattagcactttaaaagtCTTATTCTACACTCATCATaacataagtgtatttttctttctaattataaaaagtaTAGAgtaccaaatgagatttttggaatgctaataacaatttcctatTTTTATTGCTCTCTTATTATTTAAAAGAGCTGATGTGATGGAGACATCAGTCTTTCAAATTTAAGATTTTTGTTGTTGTGGGCTCAttcttttttaccttttttgttGTATTTTCTTATGAGCTATGTTTGTATTTGGACTGCGTTTGAGCTTTCTATTTCATGTAatcgttttttttaattaataaaagtttctagttgaaaaaaaaaaaaaattcatccatCATAGGAtctgaattatgaaatgaggagGTGGAAGGAAAGGATTGGTGCTACTTGTTTTGGAGTTTGGAGCTTGCTTCCTTGACACCCACTCTTGCAATTTGAGCTGTTGGTGTTGGGTGCCATTATTCTTTGTTTACTGCTCTCttattgtttattgttttttgaAACTTTTATTTAGTAAAACttttgttaattattattttatttttattaaaaccctcatttaaaacaaaaagagGAGCCAAAGAATATAGAATTCCAATTAATACACAAAACTTTGGACCtgaaattcatataaaaaataaagtaaactGTATACTACATTATTTAATATTTCTCtgggaaaataaataaataaataaatataatagtCTTTTATTTGTATGTTTATTGAAAATAATGGCAGGTGGAGGAGAGCAAAGACAAAGCTACAGCTGACAGCACTGaacaaagaaaatgacaaaactacaaaattATTGGACGGTGCGTTTAGTCATTAGTCATGGCAGAAAATAAAGTAAGGATTCCGCAGCCATCTGCAATCTCATAGGATAATCAAAAGATATAATCTCACAGTAAAAAGGAGCAGAAAACGATTGATTGCAACTTACCCACATCCCAAACCGATAATGCAATGTCATTTTAAAGCGCAGAAACACATAATATGacgttatttattttatatgcaaCTTGGTGTGCCGAGAGTGTAGGTAAGACGTACTATCGGAGGGGATTGCTGAACCGGTCACATCTAATGGTTAAAATGTTACATCCACATCAAATCCCTAATTGCCTGGAAAGTGGAAGCATCATCCAAAAGAATTTACTCAGATATCAGAAAAGCTACCGTAACTTTTGCTCCAAGTCAAATCCCAATTCACACAGCTCATAAACTAGTTACCCAAAACTTGCGAGACAGAATCAAGTTCTTACAAATTGCCAACATGTTGGAAGGAAGGAATGCTAGAAAGATGAGACAGTAGAGAAAACAAGAGGATGTGCAAATGAAACTTATGATTTCTTCTCAATGAAACAACTAAATTCATGACATATAGGAATCACTTTTCGGCTAAATTTCACGGTTTCACACCAACAATGAATCGTAGTAAACTATCAGTGAGTGACAACAGATTTACACAAAAAAATCCTGGATTACCCACAGTGACACAAAGAATCTACCAAAGAAGAGCAAAGCGTAGAGCGCAGATGAAGGAGGCACCACCATAAAAAGGTGTGactggacgaatttctgaatgcACGAATTGAACTTTAATTGTTGAATGGTGGTCGGAAAGAACTGGAAGCTTGTACAAAATGGTGGGAGGAATCAAGGAACGTATTCAGTCTCGATGGTTGGTTGCGTTCGCGTGAATGTTGCTGCAGGTGCCTTTGCATCTCCGACTGAGGTCATTTGCAAGGCTTCTCCTACATCTGCTGCCTTCTCCATCCGTTGTAAATTCTTCCTTTCCCTGTACTTTTTTGCCCATAGTACTAAGAACGACAACAATGCCAACAATGCTAATCCACCCACCACAGACCCAACAATTATCCACACTTTCGTATTACTCTTCTTCTTTCGTTTACCACTAGGCATTGGAGGGGTAGGACTTGGAGAGACTGGTGTTGGAGAAGGAGCAGTGGACTCGACCGCTATAGAGAAGTGCCCCTGTTGGACTGTTGAGCACATATTGCCTGATTCCACATTGCTGAAATTGACTGAACCGTCCAAATCAAACGAAACACACTTTGCCATTGTCCCTGCAGGGGCCGGTTTCACATCCTGGAATTCGATCATTATGGGATCACCAGATGCCCTGATATCCAATTCGGGCAGATTTTTCGCTGATAGGTTGCCAGCATCATAAGCAAGAAGACCGAGTACTGGAGCTAAGTAAGAGTAACCAGGTAACGGGTAATACAACATTGACCAATTGCCCAAGTTTTGGTACACCAAAACAAGCCTCTCCACATACGGACTCTCAGTGACACCCTCGGGGATCTCAAACTCTTTGTACATGTCAAAACCTTTTCTGTACAAGCTACCACTCCTGAGCCTCATTGCTGCAATCTGAATTCCAGTCAAATTTGAGGGAACACTACCATCAAATATAACACCAGTCTTGGGATGAACAAAAGCCCTGTAGGCATAATCTTGCAGAAGCGCATCAAGACCGCGTGCTGAGCCTCTTGAGGATTGTGCAGACACATCAGGCAGCC harbors:
- the LOC126620073 gene encoding uncharacterized protein LOC126620073, which codes for MDGSTTSSRNHSRNALRHGECSVLHSQSRPRPAEAHRERHVGRGHGEKGQEARRAGVCPYPEVDCLFRNLCEWNLEKQ
- the LOC126620127 gene encoding uncharacterized protein LOC126620127, translating into MGLLCRSLLMLFFVICFSRLPDVSAQSSRGSARGLDALLQDYAYRAFVHPKTGVIFDGSVPSNLTGIQIAAMRLRSGSLYRKGFDMYKEFEIPEGVTESPYVERLVLVYQNLGNWSMLYYPLPGYSYLAPVLGLLAYDAGNLSAKNLPELDIRASGDPIMIEFQDVKPAPAGTMAKCVSFDLDGSVNFSNVESGNMCSTVQQGHFSIAVESTAPSPTPVSPSPTPPMPSGKRKKKSNTKVWIIVGSVVGGLALLALLSFLVLWAKKYRERKNLQRMEKAADVGEALQMTSVGDAKAPAATFTRTQPTIETEYVP